The genomic interval CGCAAACACATGCAACCATACTGATAACTTTTTGAAGTCCCACAAATAACACAACCATACTgacatcaaaaaaaatattgtcattaaGATCTATACTTGGTACTATTTTAAATCAGACATTAAGCATTCGCAAGTGTTATTCACAATGAAAGTATTCACTTTATCAACATTTTATTGGAACAAAAGAGTTTAGGGCGATTCAAAAACAAAGCACCAAAGAGAGATGTTACAGTTTTTGACTACTACATATGATTGAAGCTGTTGTCACCGTTTATTAGCCTCACTCTCAGTGTCAAGTAGATCAATATCAACGTCCCCACACTTGATCTGCATATCATAGTGAATATGCATCGTTAAAGTAATATACTATAATGACTTTATTATACCGATGTAGAGTTAAGTACTACTTACAAGATGGAGAATAGAATGACAATTTTTCTTGAATCAAATGAAGCAGCACGCTTGTATCTTCTCCACCTGTTCGTTGGTGCATCATGGCATCTCTCTGAGATAGCTTTATCTGcaacataaataatattctCAAGATTTCAGTTCATATACAGCTAATTACGCAATATTACCTAAatgtttgttatcttttttaCCAGTGCTCAAGCTTGCTTGTCTCTGCAATACCTTTTGCATATGCTGTAAAAAGACATAAGAGTTAGGCACCAAGCAAACTATCATATGTAATAAGAGCACTTACTACACTCTCAGATTTGAGACTTGCAACAACTTCTTCAGCCTCAGCACCATTCCCTTTCTCGACGTTGATGTCCACGACGCATGACTGGTAGGAATCTGTTCCCCCCAGAAGCACGTTGATGCGGTTCTGAGTTTTCTGACAGTTGAGCTGGGCATCGATGAGCATGTGGTTTTTAGATGGAAACAGAGTCTTGACAAAGCTCAAGAGAGTAAACTGGGAGGTACATTGTGGGATTGTGTTTCCTTCGTCAGGTAAGACTGAGATAGTGCACACGTCTTGGACCTAATACAAAATGGCGGAGCTTGTAAGACTTAGCACACTTTCTCATATAATACTATCATGTTCTAATGTAAGAAAATCCTAATCTCAAAAGCAGAGAACTCACTAGTGAATTCTTGATGCCATGGTCAGCCTCCTTAACAAGAAGAGGAAACACATCTGCAAAATTTGCAAAAAGGAGAAGGTTAATTTAAAGCTCATTACTCAttagtatgttttttttttttgcaatttatcATGGTAGGGAATTTTGACTGTAGCTATTTTACCTATGGAGTTATGTTTGGGACCATCAGAGAAGCTAAGCTTAGGTGCCTTGAAGCTTGGATACTTGACTGGTGCGTTACCGTTACCATCTGCAACACTTGGGAATTGTTGCTTCCCCTTTTGAATACATCAGAATTTTAGTGTCAGTTACATTAATCAAAATCACAACATGGAAGATCCTGCTTCTCTACAAACATTAATAGTTTCACACCGCAACTTCCCAATTTTGAAAAGTCTTTAAGTACTCTTCTAAAACCATGATTTTgaagtttcaaaaagaaaaaaaaaaacatggaagATCCAACCAAAAAATATCACAAAtgttaacccaaaaaaaaaaaaaaatgattagagATACCAACAGTAACACTGTACAAGTTGAGGAGTCTCTTTTcagattcaaatatttttggtgaATTTGGTAGAAAAGCATTATCACCCCACCGAAAATGAGTTTGCCAAGAAGCAAGCCACAACACTAAACTGTAAATAGATATAAAAGTCTTTCACTTTGATCCATCGAAAGCAAAGGATAAACTTTTAGAATCGAATCGAATCACAAagagccaccaccaccacaaagTCTCATCATCTTCGCATTTGGAAGAATTTAGATTCCAAGAATGAGAAACCGAAGGAGTGAGTGATCTTTATTACTAACCCCTTCACCAGTCGCAGCAGCCATCGCAGAGAGAATCGTGAGCCCACGGAGAAAATTAAGAAGAAGTTTTCAAGAGACTTGTTGTTGTTGCATGTAAAGAAGCTTCGAagatagaaagagagagagagttcagAACAAGGCTCTACTACTCTACTCCTCAGGGCCCGGCGTGATTAAGCCGTGAATGCCTTTCCTGCTTTCATTCATCTAACAGATATAACGACAACTCCTAATCCTTCGCCTTTACCCCTCTTTTTCTTATTTCCTAAACTAcccttttcctttcttcttcttctatcctACTCGGATTACTTTTAGTCATTCAAGATTTCGACGTAGAAAttacaaaaacatttaattttgtatatttattagataaaaatattattaccaatacacctaataatattttaaccaattaaaaaatatattaaaatataaaatcaataaattttacattgaaattataaaatcatacttattttgaaacaaaaattttaccATATAACGACAAATAATCCGAAACGAGGGAGTATATCGTCTCTCTCTCGTCTTTATATCCCTCCTGAATTAATTAAACAAACTTGATTAGAGATTTTCATTATTGTTGTCATTACTATCAACATTAATGACATTTAATTTACTCTGACGATAAATGCATGTCTGTACTTTTAATTTACAACTGTATAAGTGGAGTACTATTTATGAGCTGTCATATACTAGTAACATCTACCTTTTTTTGTAatgctcattttttttttttttccatatgaAGAATTTCATTGATAACATAGAAAGATACATGATGAAACACTAAATCCGGCAGAACACATACGGATCTCCGGAAACGAAATCACAACAGTGGGAAACTTAAGCTCAAAAGGATAGGACACGAGCAGCTAAACAATCAAATAAACCATAACTACACCTTGCTAAGAGAATCCAAGAAACAAGCTAACAAGAGATAATAGAACAAGAATTTAATTGACTACGACTAGCCGGTCTTCTTGCTACGAACAGAGAGCAAGAGAGCACGCACCACAGAGGACTTCAAGAAGAATAGCAGCACCCTCATCTGAACCACTCGTTCACGATGACTACACACAAACCACTTTGCGAAACCAAAATAACACCCAAAGAGAAGCAACACCCGATACAAATTAAACCCCTACTCAACATACCCTTCATCTGGACACTTCAAAGCCTTAACCTCTTTAGCTTCAACACACAGAAGCCACAGAGGATAAACAAATACCAAAGTGCGACCAGGAAAATAACCTTATTCAAGGGACAGAGAAGGACCCTTACCAACAGGGAGATGGAGAGGTGTCCTGAAACCAGCTTCTCCTCGACCACAATACCAACCAACTGCTCATCCCACGTCACGCCGCTGCTTCACCGTAGCTGAATCAAAGATCAACTAAGAAAAACTCTACACTCCAAGCACAATTAATCGGATTCAAACGCAGGCAAGATGATCAAAACAGAAACTGACGAAGAGGGACATAGGGCTAAAACCCAGCAGAATCCACCATGATAAATCAACAACGAACTCCAACCCGCCAGTTCAGAACCACCAGAATAACGATTCACGAACTCTTCGACCCGGAACCTCTCCTTTGTTCTGATCCGAAGCTACCCAGAAAACTGACCACACAAACTAcaatagaagaagaaaacactCGGACTGGACCGACGGTGACGCTAACGGAGCCGTCACGCGCCGGCCAGAGGAGGAGCAAAGCCGGCGGCTGTAAGTTCAGGCAGATGTTATAATGCTCATTTTATACAGAACAATTTCTTGATATAAATGGTATTGTACTAGAATCAAGAGACATTACCCCAACCATATCAAATCCACCCCCATCTCCATAtgcttttcctttttttttttttttgatgaaaatgtaattttctcATATGCATTTAATTCCCATGCCCACTGGCCACTGTCagcatttttgaaaatttattgacttTACTTACTAATATCAGGTTTTGTTTTTGTGACacactttttctttatttagttAAATCATGGTTTTAGAAGAGTACTTAGACTTTTCAAAATTGGAAAGTTGCAGTGTGAAACTACCAATGTTTGTAGATGAGCAAACATAACGAAAAGGACATGTCTCACGGGTGATGCTATTTTTCTGGCtgtatcttcttcctcttcttctcccgtgaactcctctctctcttttctagacattgtttatttgtttgtattcTTGTTTCATAACTTTATTCTCACGACACGAGTATGATTCTCGCGATGCCTAACTTTATTTCCAGCTCAATTAATTATAATGGGCTGTAAACAGACTTTGAAATCAACATCACATCAAGCAACATTTTGTTCTTGTTCGGTTTGTTCCTAAATCATGGTAATTAATTCTATCAAGAGccagattttttttggtttcccaACTTTCAATAGATGATTATACACTTTCATAACTGTTAAACTTAAACACGTCTATTGTAATTCAACATAATGTATTGTATATTTCTTCTTATTCATTGCTTTTTATTCGCATTATTTCTTTGAAAGAAGATACAAAGACAAGGATTTATTTGCGATTAACTGTACATGGCCTTTGAAAGTTTACagatattttagtttaaagaaaaaaaaaacttttccaaTTTAAACTCACCAAATATGTATCTTTGggggagagagagacagagaaagtCAATATAAAGTAACTGTCAATTTGAAGGACTTGCAAGTCACAAACATATAGTCATATACCATTACTAAGTAGTTAAGAAAAATATCCAAAAGAAAAGTCCTTTTGCCCTTACTCAGCTGTTTCACTTTGTTGTTGGTCCAAGGCTCTCATAGAACAAGATGTAACCATGATCAGTATTGCTTGAATACTCCTGAGACGATCCAAAGAACGTTTGCACAGCTGATTCTTCAATCATCTCCACGTTCTCATCATCAAAGAATAGCCAATGGTTATGGCTTTTCACTAGGCTCACGTAATGG from Brassica napus cultivar Da-Ae unplaced genomic scaffold, Da-Ae ScsIHWf_1268;HRSCAF=1812, whole genome shotgun sequence carries:
- the LOC125596713 gene encoding uncharacterized protein LOC125596713 isoform X1, with translation MAAATGEGGKQQFPSVADGNGNAPVKYPSFKAPKLSFSDGPKHNSIDVFPLLVKEADHGIKNSLVQDVCTISVLPDEGNTIPQCTSQFTLLSFVKTLFPSKNHMLIDAQLNCQKTQNRINVLLGGTDSYQSCVVDINVEKGNGAEAEEVVASLKSESVHMQKVLQRQASLSTGKKDNKHLDKAISERCHDAPTNRWRRYKRAASFDSRKIVILFSILSSVGTLILIYLTLRVRLINGDNSFNHM
- the LOC125596713 gene encoding uncharacterized protein LOC125596713 isoform X2, coding for MAAATGEGGKQQFPSVADGNGNAPVKYPSFKAPKLSFSDGPKHNSIDVFPLLVKEADHGIKNSLVQDVCTISVLPDEGNTIPQCTSQFTLLSFVKTLFPSKNHMLIDAQLNCQKTQNRINVLLGGTDSYQSCVVDINVEKGNGAEAEEVVASLKSESVHMQKVLQRQASLSTDKAISERCHDAPTNRWRRYKRAASFDSRKIVILFSILSSVGTLILIYLTLRVRLINGDNSFNHM